A region from the Candidatus Tenderia electrophaga genome encodes:
- a CDS encoding cytidylate kinase, whose amino-acid sequence MSEQEHNADVITIDGPSGSGKGTISRLLANKLHWHFLDSGALYRLVGLAARNHAIAFDDEEALATLAAHLDVEFGADEDADETHIFLEGEEVSSVIRSEEAGNDASRVAAVQAVRDALYQRQRAFLRPPGLIADGRDMGTVIFPDARLKIFLTASLEERARRRYKQLKEKGLNANLSALLDELAQRDARDKNRSAAPLVPAADAVSIDTSDLSIDAVVAEVYGRWQRIQQA is encoded by the coding sequence ATGAGTGAGCAAGAACACAACGCCGACGTCATCACCATCGACGGCCCCAGCGGCTCGGGCAAGGGCACCATCAGCCGCCTGCTGGCCAACAAGCTGCACTGGCATTTTCTCGACAGCGGCGCACTGTACCGCCTGGTGGGTCTGGCGGCGCGCAACCACGCCATCGCGTTTGATGACGAAGAGGCGCTGGCCACCCTGGCGGCCCATCTGGATGTGGAATTCGGCGCCGATGAGGATGCGGACGAAACCCATATTTTCCTGGAGGGAGAAGAGGTTAGCAGCGTTATTCGAAGTGAAGAGGCAGGTAATGACGCCTCGCGCGTGGCGGCGGTGCAGGCAGTGCGCGACGCCCTGTATCAGCGCCAGCGCGCCTTTTTGCGCCCGCCCGGCCTGATCGCCGACGGGCGTGATATGGGCACGGTAATCTTCCCGGATGCGCGACTCAAGATCTTTCTCACCGCGAGCCTGGAAGAACGCGCCCGCAGGCGCTATAAACAGTTGAAGGAAAAGGGCCTTAATGCTAATCTATCGGCCCTTTTGGATGAGCTGGCGCAGCGTGACGCACGCGACAAAAACCGCTCTGCCGCGCCCCTGGTCCCCGCCGCCGACGCGGTGAGCATCGATACCTCGGATTTGAGTATTGATGCGGTGGTGGCCGAGGTCTACGGCCGCTGGCAGCGCATCCAACAGGCGTAA